In one window of Maribacter sp. BPC-D8 DNA:
- a CDS encoding amidohydrolase family protein produces the protein MKKLFFALCLLGYGSLLTAQDYFPENAGVKVNNNKYTAFTNAKIFVTPTQVIEKGTLLIQHGKVVSASSSVSIPKNAVVIDVEGKSIYPSFIDVYSKFGVEQAKKKPGGGRSTQYEPSREGYYWNDHIMPENKAIEKFTYNDKEAKVLREAGFGVVNSHIQDGIARGTGVLIALNGNGTNANRILDDRSAQYFSLTRSIAKGQSYPGSLMGTLALLRQMYSDADWYAKGYASTTDLSLEALNENKSLVQIFEAEDKSHDLRADKIGDANGIQYTILGGGNEFERIEEIKATNAKYILPLNFPDAYDVSNPYAVGYVSLQDMRYWNQAPSNPKVLAENGIQFSLTTHDLKSAANFKKKLMKAIEYGLSSTKALEALTTVPALILGKSNEIGSLKTGALANFLITSGDVFDKSTTLYENWVQGTKSVVNAMDSKDIRGDYNLTVQGKSYDVSITGEISKPKIEIKQDTTKLTSKIAYNDNWVTMSFATDKGEKTYRMIGAVTKTSDNLSGRLVLPDGTESQFTATKSKSFTEKEAEKSKTAEAIKVMPVTFPNVGYGFASKPKAQNTLFKNATVWTSENAGVLKNTDVLVKNGKIVKIGKDLNAGGATVIDATGKHLTAGIIDEHSHIAALAVNEAGQNSSAEVKMEDVVDPEHMGIYHSLAGGVTSLQLLHGSANPIGGRSAILKLKWGEEADELIYDNSPKFIKFALGENVKQSNWGSVSRFPQTRMGVEQMYMNYFQRAKEYDTKKKNGESYRYDEEMEVLAEIINGERFISCHSYVQSEINMMMKVAEHFGFRINTFTHILEGYKVADKMAEHGAGAATFSDWWAYKFEVNDAIPYNAAIMQKQGVVTAINSDDREMIRRLNQEAAKTIKYGGMTELEAWKMVTINPAKLLHLENRVGSIKEGKDADLVLWSGSPLSIYSKAEKTMIEGVTYFDLETDKKNRETIKKERNELVTMMLKEKSGGKKTQGPKQSVKRDFTCESL, from the coding sequence ATGAAAAAACTATTCTTTGCGCTATGCCTACTCGGGTATGGCTCATTATTAACTGCACAAGATTATTTCCCAGAAAACGCTGGGGTAAAGGTCAACAATAACAAATACACGGCTTTTACAAATGCAAAAATCTTCGTAACCCCTACTCAAGTAATTGAAAAGGGAACATTATTAATTCAACACGGCAAGGTTGTCAGTGCGTCAAGCTCTGTTAGCATTCCGAAAAATGCTGTTGTAATAGATGTAGAAGGCAAATCTATTTATCCGTCTTTTATTGATGTGTATTCTAAATTCGGAGTAGAACAAGCAAAGAAAAAACCGGGCGGAGGTAGATCTACGCAATATGAACCTTCTAGAGAAGGGTACTATTGGAACGATCATATAATGCCAGAAAACAAGGCAATTGAAAAATTTACTTATAATGACAAAGAAGCCAAAGTGCTACGTGAAGCTGGTTTCGGTGTCGTTAACTCTCACATTCAAGATGGTATTGCCAGAGGTACTGGTGTTCTTATTGCTTTAAACGGAAACGGAACCAATGCAAATAGAATTTTAGATGACCGCTCTGCTCAATATTTTTCTTTAACTAGAAGTATTGCAAAAGGGCAATCTTACCCAGGTTCATTAATGGGAACATTGGCGCTGTTAAGACAAATGTATAGCGATGCCGACTGGTATGCTAAAGGATACGCCTCTACTACAGACCTTTCTTTAGAGGCTCTCAACGAAAACAAAAGCTTAGTACAGATTTTTGAAGCTGAAGATAAATCTCATGATTTACGTGCCGATAAAATTGGAGATGCAAATGGTATTCAATACACCATATTAGGCGGTGGTAATGAGTTTGAACGTATTGAAGAAATAAAGGCTACCAATGCCAAATACATTCTACCGCTAAACTTTCCAGATGCGTATGATGTTTCTAATCCGTATGCTGTTGGTTATGTTTCTTTACAAGATATGCGTTATTGGAATCAGGCTCCTTCTAATCCGAAGGTATTGGCAGAGAACGGAATTCAGTTTTCACTAACTACCCATGATTTAAAATCAGCCGCAAATTTCAAAAAGAAGCTAATGAAAGCTATTGAATACGGACTTTCATCTACTAAAGCATTAGAAGCACTTACTACGGTACCTGCTCTGATCTTAGGAAAATCAAATGAAATTGGTTCTTTAAAAACTGGGGCTCTTGCCAACTTCTTAATTACTTCTGGTGATGTCTTTGATAAGTCTACTACGCTTTACGAAAACTGGGTTCAAGGCACAAAAAGTGTTGTAAATGCTATGGACTCGAAAGACATTCGTGGAGATTACAATTTAACCGTACAAGGCAAATCGTACGATGTTTCTATAACAGGCGAAATCTCTAAGCCTAAAATTGAGATCAAACAAGATACTACCAAATTAACTTCAAAAATTGCTTACAATGATAATTGGGTAACAATGTCATTTGCTACAGATAAAGGTGAAAAAACCTATAGAATGATTGGTGCGGTTACTAAAACATCAGATAATTTATCGGGTCGTTTGGTTTTACCAGATGGTACTGAATCTCAATTCACGGCAACCAAATCTAAATCTTTCACAGAAAAAGAAGCAGAGAAAAGCAAAACTGCAGAAGCGATTAAAGTAATGCCAGTGACTTTCCCTAATGTAGGATACGGATTCGCATCTAAGCCAAAAGCACAAAACACATTGTTCAAAAATGCTACAGTTTGGACAAGTGAAAATGCAGGTGTTTTAAAAAATACCGATGTTCTTGTTAAAAACGGAAAGATTGTAAAAATAGGAAAAGACTTAAACGCTGGTGGTGCAACAGTTATTGATGCTACAGGTAAACATTTAACTGCTGGTATTATTGATGAACATAGTCACATTGCAGCTTTAGCCGTAAACGAAGCTGGTCAAAATAGCTCTGCAGAGGTAAAAATGGAAGATGTCGTTGACCCAGAACACATGGGTATCTACCACTCACTTGCTGGTGGTGTTACATCTTTACAATTATTACACGGATCTGCAAACCCAATTGGTGGTCGATCGGCTATATTGAAATTAAAATGGGGAGAAGAAGCAGACGAGCTAATATATGACAACTCACCAAAGTTTATCAAATTTGCCCTTGGTGAAAATGTAAAACAAAGTAACTGGGGAAGCGTCTCTCGTTTTCCGCAAACGCGTATGGGTGTTGAACAGATGTACATGAACTACTTCCAAAGAGCTAAGGAATATGACACCAAAAAGAAAAATGGTGAATCATATAGATATGATGAAGAAATGGAAGTATTGGCAGAAATCATAAACGGTGAGCGTTTTATTTCGTGCCACTCTTATGTTCAAAGCGAGATCAATATGATGATGAAAGTAGCCGAGCATTTCGGATTCAGAATTAATACATTCACTCACATTTTAGAAGGTTATAAAGTAGCCGATAAAATGGCAGAACACGGGGCTGGCGCTGCTACATTCAGTGACTGGTGGGCATACAAGTTTGAAGTAAACGATGCCATACCTTATAATGCAGCTATCATGCAAAAGCAAGGTGTTGTAACGGCTATTAATAGTGATGACCGCGAAATGATTAGAAGATTAAATCAAGAAGCTGCTAAAACTATCAAGTATGGTGGCATGACTGAATTGGAAGCTTGGAAAATGGTTACAATAAACCCTGCTAAGCTTTTACATTTAGAAAATCGTGTTGGTAGTATTAAAGAAGGTAAAGATGCCGATTTAGTTTTATGGTCAGGTAGTCCGCTTTCAATATACTCCAAAGCAGAAAAAACAATGATTGAAGGTGTTACTTATTTCGATTTGGAAACCGACAAGAAGAACCGTGAAACCATTAAGAAGGAAAGAAACGAGTTGGTTACGATGATGCTTAAAGAAAAAAGTGGCGGTAAAAAGACACAAGGTCCGAAACAAAGTGTAAAAAGAGATTTCACTTGCGAAAGCCTTTAA
- a CDS encoding amidohydrolase family protein: MKKFITLIIALGLVIPAMAQQTPGSKQTEAITIEGATAHLGNGEVIESSLIMFEDGKITFVGDSKMKIARKGKVIDATGKHVYPGFIAPAKTLGLVEIDAVRASKDEDEIGDFIPHVRSLIAYNAESKVVESMRPNGVLIGQIAPSGGRISGTSSIVQFDAWNWEDAAIKVDDGIHLNWPTTFKQGRWWAGEDPGYHPNKEYAKQMEEVVTFFKNAEAYGKSTPKEVNPAYAAMKGVFDGSQKLYVHADDEKQIIDAINTLKSNGAKEVVLIGGYHAYKIPEFLKSNNIPVLVQYTHNLPVFDDDDYDLPYKLPKLLVDAGLLVGIQNSDAVNFQTRNLPFYAGQAAQQGLDKEVAVQLLTGNTAKILGIDDLYGTLENGKSATLFISEGDALEMAGNQLTHVFIDGRTVSLETHQTELWKRYMGKYEGK; encoded by the coding sequence ATGAAAAAATTTATAACCTTAATCATAGCCTTAGGTCTGGTCATACCAGCTATGGCACAACAAACACCCGGTTCTAAACAAACCGAAGCCATTACCATTGAAGGTGCTACTGCACACTTGGGTAACGGCGAAGTAATTGAAAGTTCTTTGATTATGTTCGAAGACGGAAAAATTACTTTCGTGGGCGATTCTAAGATGAAAATTGCCAGAAAGGGAAAAGTTATCGATGCTACAGGCAAACATGTCTACCCAGGTTTCATAGCCCCTGCTAAAACATTAGGTTTAGTTGAAATCGATGCAGTAAGAGCATCTAAAGATGAAGACGAGATAGGAGATTTTATTCCGCATGTTAGAAGTTTAATCGCTTACAATGCAGAATCTAAAGTAGTAGAAAGTATGCGCCCTAACGGAGTTTTGATTGGACAAATTGCACCTTCAGGCGGTCGTATTTCAGGTACATCAAGTATTGTACAATTTGATGCTTGGAACTGGGAAGATGCAGCTATTAAAGTAGATGACGGAATTCATTTAAACTGGCCAACTACTTTTAAGCAAGGTCGCTGGTGGGCAGGTGAAGACCCAGGCTATCACCCAAATAAAGAGTATGCTAAGCAAATGGAAGAAGTAGTTACCTTTTTCAAAAATGCTGAAGCTTATGGCAAATCTACTCCGAAAGAAGTAAATCCTGCTTACGCGGCAATGAAAGGGGTATTTGATGGTAGTCAAAAACTATATGTGCATGCAGATGATGAAAAACAGATTATTGATGCTATCAACACTTTAAAGTCTAATGGCGCCAAAGAAGTGGTATTAATTGGTGGTTATCATGCCTATAAAATTCCTGAGTTTTTAAAGAGCAATAACATTCCGGTTTTAGTACAGTACACTCATAACCTACCTGTATTTGATGATGATGATTATGACTTACCTTATAAACTACCGAAATTATTGGTAGACGCAGGTTTGTTGGTCGGAATTCAAAATTCAGATGCGGTAAACTTTCAAACTAGAAATTTACCATTCTACGCGGGTCAAGCTGCACAACAAGGGTTGGATAAAGAAGTAGCCGTTCAATTACTAACAGGCAATACTGCTAAAATCCTAGGCATTGATGATCTTTACGGAACATTGGAAAATGGAAAAAGCGCAACGTTATTTATTTCTGAGGGTGATGCGCTAGAAATGGCTGGCAATCAATTAACACATGTTTTCATTGATGGCAGAACAGTTTCTCTAGAAACACACCAAACCGAACTTTGGAAACGCTACATGGGCAAGTACGAAGGAAAATAG
- a CDS encoding DUF3810 domain-containing protein gives MKISFKNAIAISLIPQIIIVKWLGTRTDIVEEYYSNGLYPVISKFFRLLFGWVPFSVGDIIYFILILLALIYVIKNRKYIWRHKLQFLQNVAMVLSVAYFTFHVMWGMNYYREPLSKKLALVPNKDYQDLLEFTERLILKTNVSQFTITKDSTLAVKIPYSQKEILDKTILGYNHLATIHPFLAYDRPSLKKSLFSTGLTYMGYAGYLNPFTNEAQVNDLLPNFRFPFVAGHEVGHQLGYSAENETNFIGYLVTSNNEDAYFKYAAYAYALGYCLNDIRRTDIKEFDRLMLLLNPGVKSNFQEMSIFWNSYENPMEPVFKTIFDTFLKANNQTEGIKSYSAVVLFLVAYHKDHPL, from the coding sequence ATGAAGATATCTTTTAAGAATGCCATTGCAATTTCATTGATTCCCCAAATCATTATTGTAAAGTGGCTAGGTACACGTACCGATATAGTTGAGGAATATTACAGTAACGGATTATACCCTGTTATTTCAAAATTCTTTAGACTCCTATTTGGATGGGTACCCTTCTCTGTTGGTGATATTATCTATTTCATTCTTATACTGCTCGCCCTTATTTATGTAATTAAAAACCGAAAATATATTTGGCGCCATAAACTTCAGTTTTTACAGAATGTAGCAATGGTGCTCTCAGTAGCTTATTTTACATTTCATGTCATGTGGGGCATGAATTACTATAGAGAACCGCTGTCAAAAAAGTTAGCGTTAGTACCCAATAAAGACTACCAAGATTTATTAGAATTCACAGAACGGTTAATTCTCAAAACCAACGTATCACAATTTACAATTACAAAAGACTCGACATTAGCTGTTAAGATTCCGTATTCTCAGAAAGAAATTTTGGATAAAACCATACTGGGTTATAATCATTTAGCAACAATTCATCCGTTTTTGGCTTACGATAGACCAAGTTTAAAAAAATCATTATTCAGCACCGGATTAACATATATGGGCTACGCCGGATATTTAAATCCGTTTACCAACGAAGCTCAAGTTAATGACCTACTGCCCAACTTTAGATTCCCATTTGTTGCCGGTCACGAAGTAGGTCATCAATTAGGATACTCCGCCGAAAACGAAACAAACTTTATCGGTTACCTAGTAACATCTAATAATGAAGATGCATATTTTAAATATGCTGCCTATGCCTATGCTTTAGGTTATTGCTTAAATGATATAAGACGCACCGACATCAAAGAATTTGATAGATTGATGTTATTACTTAACCCTGGTGTAAAAAGTAACTTTCAAGAAATGTCGATTTTTTGGAATTCTTACGAAAACCCGATGGAACCTGTCTTTAAAACTATTTTCGATACTTTTCTCAAAGCCAATAACCAAACCGAGGGTATTAAAAGTTATAGTGCAGTAGTGTTATTTTTAGTTGCTTACCATAAAGATCATCCTCTTTAA